In Leptodesmis sichuanensis A121, the following are encoded in one genomic region:
- the pyk gene encoding pyruvate kinase, translating into MQLPASQRRTKIVATIGPATSSPEVLRDLIEAGATTLRLNFSHGTHDDHQRSIRLIRQTSFELNQPVGILQDLQGPKIRLGRFADGSIVLKKGDRFILTSHQMIGNQAMSSVTYEPLADEVPEGAVILLDDGRVEMRVEEVKRSAGELHCQVMVGGVLSNNKGVNFPGVYLSIKALTDKDKKDLTFGLDQGVDWVALSFVRNPQDVLEIKELISAAGKQVPVIVKIEKHEAIQEMEAILSISDGVMIARGDLGVELPAEDVPILQKRLITTANRIGIPVITATQMLDSMVHSPRPTRAEVSDVANAILDGTDAVMLSNETAVGKFPIEAVKTMAQIALRIEQEPDKRTIEDSGRSIPNAISQAVGRIAEQLDAAAIMTLTKTGATARNVSKFRPQKPILAVTPHVDVARQLQLVWGVKPLLVLDLPSTGQTFQAAVNVAQEKDLLKEGDLVVMTAGTLQGVSGSTDLIKVEVVTAIRGRGIGIGQGLVSGRARIVHTASDASNFPAGEILVATSTTADMVDAIRKAAGIITEDGSLTSHAAVIGLRLSVPVIVGIKNATSAIRDGEIITLDIPRGLIYAGTTTPHQTDAALSPA; encoded by the coding sequence ATGCAATTGCCAGCCTCTCAGCGTCGAACGAAAATTGTTGCGACCATTGGTCCTGCTACCAGTAGCCCAGAAGTACTACGGGATTTGATTGAAGCAGGTGCTACCACTCTCCGGTTGAACTTTTCCCACGGCACCCATGACGATCATCAGCGCAGCATCCGGCTGATTCGGCAAACCTCCTTTGAACTCAACCAACCCGTTGGCATTCTGCAAGACTTGCAGGGGCCAAAAATTCGGCTGGGACGATTTGCAGATGGCTCTATTGTGCTGAAAAAGGGTGATCGATTCATTCTCACCAGCCATCAGATGATCGGCAATCAAGCAATGAGTTCCGTGACCTATGAACCGCTGGCCGATGAAGTTCCAGAAGGCGCAGTGATTTTGCTGGACGATGGCCGCGTGGAGATGCGGGTGGAAGAAGTCAAGCGATCGGCAGGAGAATTGCACTGCCAGGTGATGGTTGGCGGTGTACTTTCTAATAACAAAGGGGTGAACTTCCCCGGTGTTTACCTCTCCATTAAGGCACTCACCGACAAGGATAAGAAAGACCTGACCTTTGGCCTGGATCAGGGGGTGGATTGGGTCGCCCTCAGTTTTGTCCGAAATCCGCAAGATGTGCTGGAAATTAAAGAACTGATTTCAGCCGCTGGCAAACAGGTTCCTGTGATCGTCAAGATTGAGAAGCACGAAGCCATCCAGGAAATGGAAGCGATTCTCTCGATCAGCGATGGCGTGATGATTGCCCGGGGAGATCTGGGCGTGGAACTGCCTGCCGAGGATGTGCCGATCCTGCAAAAACGTCTGATTACCACTGCGAACCGGATCGGAATTCCCGTAATCACAGCCACTCAGATGCTGGATAGCATGGTGCATAGTCCCCGTCCCACCCGTGCAGAGGTATCCGACGTGGCCAACGCGATTCTGGATGGCACGGATGCGGTGATGCTGTCCAATGAAACGGCAGTCGGCAAGTTTCCCATCGAAGCTGTAAAAACAATGGCTCAGATTGCTCTGCGGATCGAACAGGAGCCAGATAAGCGGACGATCGAAGACAGTGGGCGATCGATCCCCAACGCCATCAGTCAAGCCGTCGGACGCATTGCCGAACAACTGGATGCCGCCGCAATCATGACCTTGACCAAGACCGGAGCCACAGCCCGCAACGTCTCCAAGTTTCGGCCTCAAAAACCGATTCTGGCTGTCACTCCTCATGTCGATGTGGCTCGTCAACTGCAACTGGTCTGGGGCGTGAAGCCACTGCTGGTACTGGATTTACCCTCAACGGGGCAAACGTTCCAGGCCGCCGTTAACGTGGCTCAGGAAAAAGACCTGCTCAAGGAAGGCGATCTGGTCGTTATGACCGCAGGCACATTACAGGGAGTTTCTGGATCTACAGACTTGATCAAAGTGGAAGTGGTGACGGCGATTCGCGGTCGAGGCATCGGCATTGGTCAGGGATTGGTCAGTGGCAGAGCGCGGATTGTTCACACCGCTTCTGATGCCAGCAACTTTCCGGCTGGAGAAATTCTGGTTGCGACCAGTACCACGGCAGATATGGTCGATGCGATTCGCAAAGCTGCTGGCATTATCACCGAGGATGGTAGTTTGACCAGCCATGCCGCTGTGATTGGATTACGCCTCAGTGTTCCGGTCATTGTTGGCATAAAAAACGCGACCTCCGCAATTCGGGATGGGGAGATCATCACCCTCGACATACCACGAGGCTTAATTTATGCCGGAACCACCACTCCCCATCAAACTGATGCGGCTCTGTCTCCAGCCTGA
- a CDS encoding HEAT repeat domain-containing protein: MSNWVDQASEAVAHNNWAQVVECLQEQLQRQPVAEMTEAEIAALIDFGLNVLELGDFQERWEIAKVFPVLGGAMIAPLTALIHSEQAAIDSRWFAARILGTCNDPAAIQVLATLLQDEDEELSAIAADALANLGTATIPVLTALLGQEDTRVLALQALAQIHHPEVIPPLMTVLQDSQANVRTLAIAALSTFRDRQIAQALVPSLKDPVASVRRAAISSLGSYPDLADELPLVDWLAESLWDIDLSICQQAALALGRLGLDVGIPPLVRVLRSPYTPPALQRDSIRALGWIGSQAALTALQSLLLDHSLAYPFEIYQEIVETLGHWPDPALQAIATQGLLESLSSLHLIQHHPQLRQAIALMLGHLKQPQALEPLIQLLADQDDRVRLHAIVALKILDAPTAYERLTGLQTNQNLSQELRRGVAIALQEW; encoded by the coding sequence ATGTCTAATTGGGTGGATCAAGCCAGCGAGGCAGTTGCTCACAACAATTGGGCACAGGTAGTCGAGTGTCTACAGGAACAGCTTCAGCGTCAGCCTGTTGCTGAAATGACCGAAGCTGAGATCGCTGCATTGATCGACTTTGGGTTGAATGTATTAGAGTTGGGGGACTTTCAGGAACGCTGGGAAATTGCCAAAGTGTTTCCAGTTCTGGGAGGTGCGATGATTGCCCCCTTAACTGCCCTGATTCATAGTGAACAGGCCGCGATCGACAGCCGCTGGTTTGCCGCCCGGATTCTGGGCACCTGTAATGATCCCGCTGCTATTCAGGTGTTAGCCACCTTACTGCAAGATGAAGATGAGGAATTGAGCGCGATCGCAGCCGATGCTCTGGCTAATTTAGGGACTGCCACCATTCCAGTGTTGACCGCTCTACTGGGGCAGGAAGACACACGGGTTCTGGCATTACAGGCACTCGCTCAAATTCACCATCCGGAGGTGATCCCCCCCCTGATGACGGTTCTGCAGGATTCTCAGGCTAACGTTCGTACCCTGGCGATCGCAGCCCTTAGTACCTTCCGAGATCGGCAAATTGCCCAGGCTTTGGTGCCATCCCTCAAAGATCCAGTAGCTTCTGTTCGTCGTGCAGCCATCTCAAGCTTAGGCTCTTATCCAGACTTGGCTGATGAACTACCTCTCGTCGATTGGCTGGCTGAAAGTTTGTGGGATATTGATCTCAGTATTTGTCAACAGGCCGCCCTGGCTCTGGGTCGATTAGGTCTGGATGTGGGAATTCCACCTCTGGTGCGCGTGTTGCGATCGCCCTACACGCCACCTGCTTTACAACGAGACAGCATTCGTGCGCTCGGCTGGATTGGTTCTCAAGCAGCGCTAACGGCTTTGCAGAGTCTGTTGTTGGATCATTCTCTGGCTTACCCATTCGAAATTTATCAAGAGATTGTCGAAACTCTGGGCCACTGGCCTGATCCCGCGCTACAAGCGATTGCCACTCAGGGACTGCTGGAGAGTTTGTCCTCCCTGCACCTGATTCAACACCATCCCCAACTGCGGCAGGCGATCGCCCTGATGCTGGGTCATCTGAAGCAACCCCAGGCACTGGAACCATTGATTCAATTGTTAGCAGATCAGGACGATCGGGTGCGGCTGCATGCCATTGTCGCCCTGAAAATCCTGGATGCTCCCACGGCTTATGAGCGTTTAACCGGTTTGCAAACCAATCAAAATCTTTCTCAGGAATTACGTCGGGGAGTTGCGATCGCCTTGCAAGAGTGGTAA